The DNA region CCGGTCTATCTGGCCGGCACGCTGGCGCGGCTGGGCGCCCTGATGCTGCGCCGCCGCCCGACGATCGTGCACATCAACGTGTCGGAGAACGCCAGCGTCTGGCGCAAGGCGGTGGTCCAGCTCTTCGCCGGGCTGTTCTCCTGCCCCACGGTGGTGCATCTGCACGGCGCGTCCTTCATGGAGTATTTCGACAAGGGGCCGGTGTCCCGCGCGATCAGCCGCTGGCTGTTCGACCGCTGCGGCGTCGCGCTGGTGCTGGGCGAGAGCTGGCGGAACTTCCTGGTGCAGTCGGTCGGGACGGACCCGCACAAGGTGCGCGTGCTCTACAACGCCGTGCCGGACATCGGCGCCGACCTGCCGGTCCGCGCGGCGCCGCCGGAGGGGGCCATCGTGTCGCTCCTGGTGCTCGCCAACCTGTCGGAGCGCAAGGGCATCGGCACGCTGCTGCGTTCCTGCCGGCTGCTGAAGGACCGAGGGTTCCGCTTCCGCGTGACCATCGGCGGCGGCGGCGACGTCGAGGGCTACCGCCGCATGGCGGCGGAGCTGGGCGTGGACGGCGAATGCCGGTTCGAGGGCTGGATCTCCCGCGAGCAGGCGCACGCCCATCTGCGCGACCACGACATGCTGCTGCTGCCCTCGACCCACGAGGGGTTGCCCATGGTGATCCTGGAGGCGCTGTCCACCGGCATGCCGGTCGTCACCACCCCGGTCGGCTCGATCCCGGAGGTGCTGACCGACGGAGAGACGGCGCGCATCGTCCCGGTCAACGACCCGGAGGCGCTGGCCCACGCGGTCCGCGACCTCTCCGCCCGGCCGGCGCTCTACGCGCGTCTGTCGGCGGAGGGGCGGCGGCTGTTCCTGGAGAAATTCGTCATCGAGTCCTATGGCCGCAGCCTTCAGGACATCTATGCGGAGCTGAACCGTCCCGACGCCGTTCGGCGCCCCTCTCTGGGGGCGCTGCCCGACGCCGCGGCGGCCAAGCCATCGCTGACCCGCGCGGGCCGACAGTAAGAACCCATTTTCTCCGCGGGGTCCTTTAATTCCTTCCTCCCTGAAGCTTCGCGAGGGGAGCGCGACAGTCAGGAGCGGATATGATCTACATCGTTTCACCCGGCGGCACGCTCGAAAAGGGCGGCATGGGGCGAATCGTCGACAACTTCACGACGGACCTGCGGGAGAACCGCCCCGACGTGAAGTTCGAGGTGATCGACAGTTACGGACCGAACGCGAAATTCCACCTGATGCCCTTCTACTTCGCCGCCGCGCTGCTGCGCCTGTTCGGCTGCTTCGTCACCGGCAAGGCCCAGCTCGTGCACATCCACATGGCCGAGTACGGCAGCGTGCTGCGCAAGGGGCTGATCGTCGCCATGGCCTCGCTGTTCCGGGTGCCGGTCGTCCTGCATCTGCACGGCGGCCGCTTCCCGAAGCATTACGAGGACGCCAAGCCGCTGTCCCGCTGGGCCATCCGCCACATGATGGAGATGACCAGCGAGGTGGTGGTGCTGGGTGAATACTGGCGCAACTGGGTGGTCACCACCTTCCCGGCGGTGCGCCGCACGACCCTGCTGCACAACGCCGTGCCGGGGCCGGAGACGATCCCGGAGCGCGCGGAGGACGGGCCGGTGCGCCTGCTGTTCCTCGGCCGCCTGATCAAGCTGAAGGGCATCGACGTGCTGCTCGACGCGTTGGCGTCGGAGGCCTGCCGCGGTCGCTCCTGGCAGCTGACCATCGCCGGCGACGGCGACCTGGAGACCTACCGCGCCCAGGCCAGGGCGCTGGGGCTGGAGGAGCGCGTGCGCTTCACCGGCTGGCTCGACCAGACCGGCTGCCGCAAGGAGCTGGTGCAGGCCCATGTGCTGGTCCAGCCTTCGATGTTCGAGGGGCTGCCGATG from Azospirillum brasilense includes:
- a CDS encoding glycosyltransferase family 4 protein translates to MGLIDRGFRRRKASRACIVFATPGALDGGGGIGRMTGYIVDAFRNSPSGPDTVVLDTRGSGSALLSPVYLAGTLARLGALMLRRRPTIVHINVSENASVWRKAVVQLFAGLFSCPTVVHLHGASFMEYFDKGPVSRAISRWLFDRCGVALVLGESWRNFLVQSVGTDPHKVRVLYNAVPDIGADLPVRAAPPEGAIVSLLVLANLSERKGIGTLLRSCRLLKDRGFRFRVTIGGGGDVEGYRRMAAELGVDGECRFEGWISREQAHAHLRDHDMLLLPSTHEGLPMVILEALSTGMPVVTTPVGSIPEVLTDGETARIVPVNDPEALAHAVRDLSARPALYARLSAEGRRLFLEKFVIESYGRSLQDIYAELNRPDAVRRPSLGALPDAAAAKPSLTRAGRQ
- a CDS encoding glycosyltransferase family 4 protein gives rise to the protein MIYIVSPGGTLEKGGMGRIVDNFTTDLRENRPDVKFEVIDSYGPNAKFHLMPFYFAAALLRLFGCFVTGKAQLVHIHMAEYGSVLRKGLIVAMASLFRVPVVLHLHGGRFPKHYEDAKPLSRWAIRHMMEMTSEVVVLGEYWRNWVVTTFPAVRRTTLLHNAVPGPETIPERAEDGPVRLLFLGRLIKLKGIDVLLDALASEACRGRSWQLTIAGDGDLETYRAQARALGLEERVRFTGWLDQTGCRKELVQAHVLVQPSMFEGLPMSVLEAMANGLTIVATPVGSVGDAIADEETGLLVPPGDRAALADALARVIDDAELRRRLGQGARRRFERQFDIAVYRERIVEIYRRNARGWMSEPAPTASIGPRRARSG